In the Pseudomonas orientalis genome, one interval contains:
- the lptE gene encoding LPS assembly lipoprotein LptE: MIKRNLLVMGLAVLLSACGFQLRGTGTNELSLKELDVSARNAYGETVTQLRQSLENSGVHVYSGATYKLNLVDERETQRNISYASAGRASDIELATTVNFEIQGRDNLPLMGDKIQVQKVVSHDGNNLVGSDSETLQVRKEMRRDLIQRMMTRLQLLTPEKLAELQQIADNKAKADADALKAAQEYEDNTPKQSPVEVPVE, translated from the coding sequence ATGATCAAACGCAATCTGCTGGTAATGGGCCTGGCCGTTCTGTTGAGCGCTTGCGGCTTCCAGCTGCGCGGCACCGGCACCAATGAGCTGTCGCTCAAGGAACTCGACGTCAGCGCACGTAACGCCTACGGCGAAACCGTGACGCAACTGCGTCAGAGCCTGGAAAACAGCGGCGTGCACGTCTATTCCGGCGCCACCTACAAGCTGAACCTGGTCGATGAGCGCGAAACCCAGCGCAACATCAGCTACGCCAGTGCCGGTCGCGCGTCCGATATCGAGTTGGCCACCACCGTCAACTTCGAAATACAGGGCCGCGATAACTTGCCGCTGATGGGTGACAAGATCCAGGTGCAGAAAGTTGTGAGCCACGATGGCAACAACCTGGTGGGTTCGGACTCGGAGACCCTCCAGGTGCGCAAGGAGATGCGTCGTGATCTGATCCAGCGCATGATGACTCGCCTGCAACTGCTGACCCCGGAAAAACTCGCGGAGCTGCAGCAGATCGCCGACAACAAGGCCAAGGCTGACGCCGACGCCCTGAAGGCTGCGCAAGAGTATGAAGACAACACGCCGAAACAGTCGCCTGTTGAAGTGCCTGTCGAGTAA
- the holA gene encoding DNA polymerase III subunit delta, whose translation MKLAPAQLAKHLQGGLAPVYIVSGDDPLLCQEAADAIRSAARQQGFDERQVFSADASFDWGTLLQAGASMSLFAEKRLLELRLPSGKPGDKGAAALIEYCSRPAEDTVLLISLPKLDGSAQKTKWGKALVEGPQSQFIQIWPVDSSQLPQWIRQRLSQSGLSATQEAVELIAARVEGNLLAAAQEIEKLKLMAEEGQITVETVQGAVADSARFDVFGLVDAILNGEPAHALRMLEGLRGEGVEPPVILWALARELRVLANIALQYSQGTPLDKCFSQARPPVWDKRKPLMSKALQRHSAQRWAQLLLEAQRIDAQIKGQAAGSPWMSLSRLSLLMAGQRLALPAE comes from the coding sequence ATGAAACTCGCCCCCGCCCAACTCGCCAAACACCTGCAAGGTGGCCTCGCGCCTGTCTATATTGTCAGCGGCGATGACCCGTTGCTGTGCCAGGAAGCGGCCGATGCGATTCGCTCGGCGGCGCGCCAGCAAGGTTTCGACGAACGCCAAGTGTTCAGTGCCGACGCCAGTTTCGACTGGGGAACGTTGCTGCAAGCCGGCGCGAGCATGTCGCTGTTTGCCGAAAAACGCCTGCTGGAACTGCGCTTGCCCTCGGGCAAGCCGGGCGATAAAGGCGCGGCAGCGTTGATCGAATATTGCTCGCGCCCTGCTGAAGATACGGTGTTGCTGATCAGCCTGCCCAAGCTCGATGGCAGTGCGCAGAAGACCAAATGGGGCAAGGCCCTGGTGGAAGGTCCGCAGAGCCAGTTCATTCAGATCTGGCCGGTGGACAGCAGCCAGCTGCCGCAGTGGATTCGTCAACGCCTGTCACAGTCGGGGCTGTCGGCCACGCAAGAGGCCGTCGAGCTGATCGCCGCCAGGGTTGAAGGCAACCTCCTGGCTGCCGCCCAGGAGATCGAAAAACTCAAGCTGATGGCCGAAGAGGGGCAAATCACTGTCGAAACCGTCCAAGGCGCGGTGGCTGACAGTGCTCGGTTCGATGTATTCGGGCTGGTGGATGCGATCCTCAACGGCGAACCCGCCCACGCCTTGCGCATGCTCGAAGGGCTGCGCGGCGAGGGTGTGGAACCGCCGGTGATTCTCTGGGCCCTGGCCCGGGAGCTGCGGGTACTGGCCAATATTGCCTTGCAATACAGTCAGGGCACGCCGCTGGACAAATGCTTCAGCCAGGCCCGACCGCCGGTGTGGGACAAGCGCAAGCCCCTGATGAGTAAGGCCCTGCAACGGCACTCGGCGCAACGCTGGGCGCAATTGCTGCTGGAAGCGCAGCGCATCGATGCGCAGATCAAGGGCCAGGCGGCCGGTTCGCCGTGGATGAGCCTGAGCCGCTTGTCGCTGCTGATGGCCGGCCAGCGCCTGGCGCTGCCTGCAGAGTAA
- the arfA gene encoding alternative ribosome rescue factor ArfA: MSKKPSKHGPNKAKSIIAQPLFRSRQERAGKGKGSYRREAFQSDSWEASYFLAA, translated from the coding sequence ATGAGCAAAAAGCCATCCAAGCATGGCCCGAACAAGGCCAAATCCATCATCGCCCAGCCACTGTTCCGCAGCCGTCAGGAACGCGCCGGCAAGGGCAAAGGCAGCTACCGCCGCGAAGCCTTCCAGTCTGACAGCTGGGAGGCTTCTTACTTTCTGGCTGCCTGA
- a CDS encoding lytic murein transglycosylase: MPSSLSRRWHLRQLIAASSLILLVACAEKPTAADAQPLPTLKTAPAIAPAVVAPLAVDNLDIQPTQTFAEWQAGFRAQALQAGITAEVFDNAFAGVSPDMAVIRADRSQPEFSRPVWEYIDGALSPLRVRNGQALLVKYADILQRIEERYGVDRQALVSVWGMESNFGQFQGNNSVIRSLATLAYEGRRPAFAQAQLLAALQIIQHGDIPADQMKGSWAGAMGQTQFIPTTYNTHAVDFDGDGRRDIWNSPGDALASTAHYLQSSGWQKGQPWGVEVQPLPSGFDFSLADGGIRKTVAEWLKLGIQLPPGTSLPANVEQLSAALLLPAGYRGPAFLVLDNFRAILKYNNSSSYALAVGLLSERFGGGGVIRGSWPKDELPLSRSQRIDLQTALSAKGYDAGNADGIIGANTRKAIRAAQQALGWPADGYPTVKLLEALQSR; this comes from the coding sequence ATGCCCTCTAGTCTTTCCCGTCGCTGGCACCTTCGCCAGTTGATTGCTGCCTCCAGCCTCATTCTGCTTGTCGCCTGCGCGGAAAAACCCACCGCTGCGGACGCTCAACCCCTGCCCACGCTCAAGACCGCACCGGCTATCGCACCTGCCGTCGTCGCGCCGTTGGCGGTGGATAACCTGGACATCCAACCGACCCAGACCTTCGCCGAATGGCAGGCCGGCTTTCGTGCGCAGGCCCTGCAAGCCGGGATCACGGCCGAGGTCTTCGATAATGCCTTCGCCGGCGTCAGCCCGGACATGGCCGTGATTCGCGCCGACCGCAGCCAGCCGGAGTTTTCCCGGCCGGTGTGGGAATACATCGATGGCGCGCTGTCGCCGCTGCGCGTGCGCAACGGTCAGGCGTTGCTGGTGAAATACGCCGATATCCTGCAGCGCATCGAGGAGCGTTATGGCGTTGATCGCCAGGCACTGGTCTCGGTGTGGGGCATGGAAAGCAACTTCGGCCAGTTCCAGGGCAATAACTCGGTGATCCGCTCCCTCGCGACCCTGGCCTATGAAGGCCGCCGCCCGGCGTTTGCACAGGCGCAACTGCTGGCGGCGCTGCAGATCATCCAGCACGGCGATATCCCGGCCGACCAGATGAAAGGCTCCTGGGCCGGCGCGATGGGCCAGACCCAATTCATACCCACCACCTACAACACCCACGCGGTGGACTTTGACGGTGACGGTCGCCGCGATATCTGGAACAGCCCGGGTGACGCCCTCGCCTCCACCGCCCATTACCTGCAAAGCTCCGGTTGGCAGAAGGGCCAACCGTGGGGCGTCGAGGTGCAGCCACTGCCCTCGGGCTTCGACTTTTCCCTGGCCGATGGCGGCATCCGCAAGACCGTGGCCGAATGGCTGAAACTGGGCATCCAGCTGCCGCCCGGCACGAGCCTGCCAGCCAACGTCGAGCAACTGTCCGCCGCCCTGTTGTTGCCCGCCGGCTACCGTGGCCCGGCGTTCCTGGTGCTGGATAACTTCCGCGCGATCCTCAAGTACAACAACTCATCGTCCTATGCACTGGCCGTTGGCCTGCTGTCGGAGCGCTTTGGTGGCGGTGGGGTGATTCGCGGAAGCTGGCCGAAGGATGAGCTGCCGCTGAGCCGCTCGCAACGTATCGACCTGCAGACGGCGCTCAGCGCCAAAGGTTATGACGCGGGCAATGCCGACGGGATCATCGGCGCCAACACGCGCAAGGCGATTCGGGCGGCGCAGCAAGCGTTGGGCTGGCCGGCGGATGGGTATCCGACGGTGAAGTTGCTGGAGGCGCTGCAAAGCCGATAG
- a CDS encoding S66 peptidase family protein yields the protein MTAPVPALRLEGTIGLIAPAGPAALDVEKAGQWMRTRGYELRIFPGVYERDGYLAGSDQVRLRDLHAAFADPKIDAIFCLRGGYGTPRLLDALDFDLLRANPKPFVGYSDITALHLAINRYAGFVTFHGPMLNADLLGDKQPPTESSLFSLLRGQLGAGSVLAHPVAYPLTTIEPGIACGRLLGGNLSMIAAVMGTAYEIDAEGIILFIEDVNEPLYRIDRLLTHLRLAGKLDQVAGVLVGDVAGVDQVALERLLKQTFEPLCIPVLAGWRSGHCDPNLTLPMGALVRLDAGEQRVVLEQDVVCK from the coding sequence ATGACAGCCCCCGTACCCGCATTGCGCCTCGAAGGCACCATTGGCCTGATCGCCCCCGCCGGCCCAGCCGCGCTGGACGTCGAAAAAGCCGGGCAGTGGATGCGCACCCGTGGCTACGAGCTGCGCATTTTTCCCGGTGTGTACGAACGCGATGGCTACCTCGCCGGTAGCGATCAAGTGCGCCTGCGCGACCTTCACGCCGCCTTCGCCGATCCCAAAATCGATGCCATCTTCTGCCTGCGCGGCGGCTACGGCACGCCACGCTTGCTCGACGCACTGGACTTCGACCTGCTGCGCGCCAACCCCAAGCCCTTCGTCGGCTACAGTGACATCACCGCCTTGCATCTGGCGATCAACCGCTACGCCGGCTTCGTCACTTTCCACGGGCCGATGCTCAATGCAGACCTGCTCGGTGACAAGCAACCACCTACCGAGTCCTCGCTGTTCAGCCTGTTGCGTGGCCAGCTGGGCGCCGGCAGTGTGCTCGCGCACCCGGTGGCCTACCCCTTGACCACCATCGAGCCAGGCATCGCCTGCGGTCGCTTGCTGGGCGGTAACTTATCAATGATTGCGGCGGTGATGGGCACCGCTTATGAAATTGACGCCGAAGGCATCATCCTGTTTATCGAGGACGTCAATGAGCCGCTCTATCGCATCGACCGCCTCCTGACGCACCTGCGCCTGGCGGGCAAGCTCGATCAGGTTGCGGGGGTATTGGTGGGGGATGTGGCCGGTGTGGATCAGGTGGCGCTTGAACGACTGTTGAAACAGACCTTCGAGCCGCTGTGCATTCCGGTGCTGGCTGGCTGGCGCAGTGGGCATTGCGATCCGAACCTGACGCTGCCGATGGGCGCGCTGGTGCGGTTGGATGCGGGGGAACAGCGGGTGGTGCTGGAGCAGGATGTAGTCTGTAAATAG
- the lipA gene encoding lipoyl synthase, with protein sequence MIPTLDITERPAPAPRAKVEAGVKLRGAEKVARIPVKIIPTTELPKKPDWIRVRIPVSPEVDRIKALLRKHKLHSVCEEASCPNLGECFSGGTATFMIMGDICTRRCPFCDVGHGRPKPLDVNEPQSLAIAIADLKLKYVVITSVDRDDLRDGGAQHFADCIREIRKLSPNVMLETLVPDYRGRMDVALQITAAEPPDVFNHNLETVPRLYKAARPGSDYQWSLTLLQKFKQMMPHIPTKSGLMLGLGETDEEVIEVMKRMREHDIDMLTLGQYLQPSRSHLPVQRFVHPDTFAWFAEEGYKMGFKNVASGPLVRSSYHADEQAKLVKASLVS encoded by the coding sequence ATGATCCCGACGCTGGACATCACCGAGCGTCCAGCCCCGGCCCCGCGTGCCAAGGTGGAAGCCGGCGTCAAGCTGCGCGGCGCCGAGAAGGTTGCACGCATCCCGGTGAAGATCATTCCGACCACCGAACTGCCGAAAAAGCCCGACTGGATTCGCGTGCGTATCCCGGTCTCGCCGGAAGTCGACCGTATCAAGGCGCTGCTGCGCAAACACAAGCTGCACAGCGTGTGCGAAGAAGCGTCCTGCCCGAACCTGGGTGAATGCTTCTCCGGCGGTACCGCCACTTTCATGATCATGGGTGACATCTGCACCCGTCGTTGCCCGTTCTGCGACGTGGGTCACGGCCGGCCGAAGCCGCTGGACGTCAACGAGCCGCAAAGCCTGGCCATCGCCATCGCCGACTTGAAACTCAAATACGTAGTGATCACCTCGGTGGACCGTGACGACTTGCGTGACGGCGGTGCCCAGCACTTTGCCGACTGCATCCGCGAAATCCGTAAACTGTCGCCCAACGTGATGCTCGAAACCCTGGTGCCCGACTACCGTGGGCGCATGGACGTGGCGCTGCAAATCACTGCCGCCGAGCCGCCGGATGTGTTCAACCACAACCTGGAAACCGTGCCGCGCCTGTACAAGGCTGCGCGTCCGGGTTCGGATTACCAGTGGTCGCTGACCCTGCTGCAGAAATTCAAGCAGATGATGCCGCACATTCCGACCAAGTCCGGCCTGATGCTGGGCCTGGGCGAAACCGACGAAGAAGTCATCGAAGTCATGAAGCGCATGCGCGAGCACGACATCGACATGCTGACCCTGGGCCAGTACCTGCAACCGTCCCGCAGCCACTTGCCGGTGCAGCGTTTCGTGCACCCGGACACCTTCGCCTGGTTCGCCGAGGAAGGCTACAAGATGGGCTTCAAGAACGTCGCCTCGGGCCCGCTGGTACGGTCTTCGTATCACGCCGATGAACAGGCCAAGCTGGTCAAGGCGAGCCTGGTTTCTTAA
- the lipB gene encoding lipoyl(octanoyl) transferase LipB, producing the protein MSHVLGFRELGRMDYEPVWHAMQRFTNERGSAAADEIWLVEHPPVFTQGQAGKAEHLLLPGDIPVVQVDRGGQVTYHGPGQLVAYLLLDVRKLGFGVRDLVSRMEACLIELLASYGVTAAAKPDAPGVYVEGAKIASLGLRIRHGCSFHGLALNVDMDLAPFQRINPCGYAGLAMTQLSDHATPIEFAEVSARLRAQLVKHLDYAEQTTLTGGID; encoded by the coding sequence ATGTCGCACGTCCTGGGCTTTCGCGAGCTCGGCCGGATGGACTATGAGCCCGTCTGGCACGCCATGCAGCGCTTCACCAACGAGCGCGGCAGCGCGGCAGCGGATGAAATCTGGCTGGTCGAGCACCCGCCGGTATTCACCCAGGGCCAGGCCGGCAAGGCCGAGCATCTGCTGCTTCCAGGTGATATTCCGGTGGTGCAGGTCGACCGAGGGGGTCAAGTGACTTACCATGGGCCTGGCCAACTGGTTGCCTATCTGTTGCTGGATGTGCGCAAGCTGGGGTTTGGCGTGCGTGATCTGGTCAGCCGCATGGAGGCTTGCCTGATCGAGCTGCTGGCCAGTTACGGCGTGACCGCCGCGGCCAAGCCCGATGCACCGGGTGTGTATGTGGAGGGCGCGAAAATCGCTTCCCTCGGGCTGCGCATTCGGCACGGCTGTTCCTTTCATGGCCTGGCCCTGAATGTGGACATGGACCTGGCCCCGTTCCAGCGGATCAACCCGTGCGGCTATGCGGGGCTGGCGATGACCCAGTTGAGCGACCACGCAACACCCATAGAATTTGCCGAGGTAAGTGCCCGGCTGCGCGCGCAGCTCGTCAAACACCTCGACTATGCTGAGCAGACGACCCTGACGGGCGGAATCGATTGA
- a CDS encoding DUF493 domain-containing protein produces MTDKEEVKAPKIEFPVTDYPIKVISDTGVGRKDTILEIVRKHATINDNRVDERSSSTGKYTTIQLHIVATDQDQLYNINSELRATGFVHMVL; encoded by the coding sequence ATGACCGATAAAGAAGAAGTAAAGGCGCCAAAGATCGAATTTCCGGTGACGGATTATCCCATCAAGGTGATCAGCGATACCGGCGTAGGTCGCAAAGACACGATTCTCGAAATTGTGCGCAAACACGCGACCATCAACGACAACCGCGTGGACGAGCGCTCCAGCTCCACGGGTAAATACACGACGATCCAGTTGCACATCGTTGCGACGGATCAGGACCAGCTCTACAACATCAACAGCGAACTGCGGGCCACCGGCTTCGTGCACATGGTGCTGTGA
- a CDS encoding D-alanyl-D-alanine carboxypeptidase family protein — protein MNITTLAKRTCLLISLIITPAAWAVEMVPASPQLAAKSWVLMDAASGNVLVENGGDVRLPPASLTKLMTAYIATLEIRRGQIGENDPVTVSENAWRTGGSRMFIKVGSQVTVSDLLHGIIIQSGNDASVALAEHIAGSEDAFADMMNKTASDLGMTNSHFMNPTGLPNPEHYSSAHDMAILARAIIRVDPVHYAIYSQKEFFWNNIKQPNRNLLLWRDKTVDGLKTGHTDEAGYCMVSSAVRDGQRLIAVVFGTNSEQARAAETQKLLTYGFRFFETQTFYQKGTELATAPVWKGATSQVKAGLADDLTLTMPKGQLKKLAASMTLNPQLVAPIAKGDVIGKVEVKLDDKVVHSADLIALDAVDEGGIFRRVWDSIRLFFYGLFN, from the coding sequence ATGAACATCACCACCTTAGCCAAACGTACGTGCCTGCTTATCTCGCTGATCATCACCCCGGCCGCCTGGGCGGTTGAGATGGTGCCGGCTTCCCCGCAACTGGCCGCCAAGTCCTGGGTCCTCATGGATGCCGCCAGTGGCAACGTGCTGGTCGAAAACGGTGGTGACGTGCGCCTGCCGCCTGCCAGCCTGACCAAGCTGATGACCGCCTACATCGCGACCCTGGAAATCCGTCGCGGCCAGATCGGCGAGAACGATCCGGTGACCGTCAGCGAGAACGCCTGGCGTACCGGTGGTTCGCGCATGTTCATCAAGGTCGGTTCGCAAGTCACGGTCAGCGACCTGCTGCACGGCATCATCATCCAGTCCGGCAACGACGCCAGCGTAGCCCTGGCCGAGCATATCGCCGGCAGCGAAGATGCGTTCGCCGACATGATGAACAAGACGGCCAGCGACCTGGGCATGACCAACAGCCACTTCATGAACCCGACCGGCCTGCCGAACCCGGAGCATTATTCGTCGGCCCACGACATGGCGATCCTGGCTCGCGCGATCATCCGTGTCGACCCGGTGCACTACGCCATCTACTCCCAGAAGGAATTCTTCTGGAACAACATCAAGCAGCCTAACCGCAACCTGTTGCTGTGGCGCGACAAGACCGTCGACGGCCTGAAAACCGGCCACACCGACGAAGCCGGCTACTGCATGGTGTCGTCCGCTGTGCGTGATGGCCAGCGCCTGATCGCCGTGGTCTTCGGCACCAACAGCGAACAGGCCCGTGCGGCCGAGACGCAAAAGCTGCTGACCTACGGCTTCCGCTTCTTCGAAACCCAGACCTTCTATCAGAAGGGTACTGAGCTTGCGACTGCGCCGGTCTGGAAGGGCGCGACTTCCCAGGTCAAGGCCGGCCTGGCTGACGACCTGACCCTGACCATGCCTAAAGGCCAGCTGAAAAAGCTCGCTGCCAGCATGACTCTGAACCCGCAACTGGTTGCGCCAATCGCCAAGGGCGATGTGATCGGCAAGGTTGAAGTGAAGCTGGACGACAAAGTCGTGCACAGCGCCGACCTGATCGCACTGGACGCCGTCGACGAAGGTGGTATCTTCCGCCGCGTGTGGGATAGCATCCGTCTATTCTTCTACGGCTTGTTCAACTGA
- a CDS encoding septal ring lytic transglycosylase RlpA family protein, with the protein MRVSPFKQPLKLVAFAALSLLVASCSTTPNRAPTKKAGGAVVRAQPGLDINRAHKDGAPWWDVDVSKIPDATPTLHTGPYKANPYTVLGKNYFPLQESRTYVQSGTASWYGTKFHGQNTANGEVYDLYGMSAAHKTLPLPSYVRVTNLDNNRTVILRVNDRGPFYSDRIIDLSYAAAKKLGYAEIGTARVKVEGIDPAQYWAQRGKPAPLMLNEPQTAQPQVTASTGKIEQWTPPPAQHAPDTVVVPHAAPGASKVGGQYLQVGAFANPDAAELLRSKLSSMVSAPVFISSIVRNQQTLHRVRMGPIGSPSEVAQVQNSVRLANLGQPSVVTAE; encoded by the coding sequence ATGCGGGTATCGCCGTTCAAACAACCGCTCAAGCTGGTGGCGTTCGCCGCGTTGTCCCTGCTGGTCGCCAGTTGCTCCACGACGCCGAACCGTGCGCCGACCAAAAAGGCTGGTGGCGCGGTTGTTCGCGCCCAGCCGGGCCTGGACATCAACCGTGCGCACAAGGACGGCGCGCCGTGGTGGGACGTGGATGTGTCGAAGATCCCGGATGCCACGCCAACCCTGCACACCGGCCCCTACAAGGCCAACCCCTATACCGTGCTGGGCAAGAATTACTTCCCGCTGCAGGAATCCAGGACCTACGTGCAGTCGGGCACGGCGTCCTGGTACGGGACCAAGTTCCATGGCCAGAACACCGCCAATGGCGAAGTGTATGACCTCTACGGCATGAGTGCGGCGCACAAGACCCTGCCGCTGCCCAGCTACGTGCGCGTGACCAACCTGGACAACAACCGCACCGTGATTCTGCGGGTCAACGACCGTGGGCCGTTCTATTCGGACCGGATCATCGACCTCTCCTATGCCGCCGCAAAGAAACTTGGTTATGCCGAAATCGGCACCGCCCGGGTGAAAGTCGAAGGCATCGACCCGGCGCAGTATTGGGCCCAGCGTGGCAAGCCGGCGCCGTTGATGCTCAACGAGCCGCAAACCGCGCAACCGCAGGTGACGGCGTCGACCGGCAAGATCGAACAATGGACGCCGCCGCCGGCGCAGCATGCTCCGGATACCGTGGTCGTGCCCCATGCGGCGCCCGGCGCCTCCAAGGTGGGCGGGCAGTACCTGCAGGTGGGCGCTTTCGCCAACCCGGATGCGGCAGAGCTGTTAAGGTCCAAGCTCAGCAGCATGGTCAGCGCGCCGGTGTTCATCAGTTCCATCGTGCGTAACCAGCAAACCCTGCACCGCGTGCGCATGGGGCCGATCGGCTCGCCGAGCGAGGTTGCGCAAGTGCAGAACAGCGTACGCCTGGCTAATCTGGGACAACCCAGCGTAGTGACCGCGGAATAA
- the mltB gene encoding lytic murein transglycosylase B, which translates to MQVMRGWATRHASWMGLIGLLGATQEVQAGDYDGSPQVAEFVGEMTRDYGFAGEQLMGVFREARKKQAILDAISRPAERVKQWKEYRPMFLTDARVARGVDFWRQHEAVLARAEQEYGVPAQVIVAIIGIETFYGRNTGSYRVIDALSTLGFDYPPRAEFFRKELREFLLLAREEQVDPMTLKGSYAGAMGLPQFMPSSFRAYAVDFDGDGHINIWSNPDDAIGSVASYFKRHGWVGGEPVVVRADVTGERADEGLTQGIDPVKTVGELRALGWSSQNAPRDDMPVTAFRLEGEQGPEYWMGLKNFYAITRYNRSVMYAMAVHQLSDELVQARGNK; encoded by the coding sequence ATGCAAGTAATGCGCGGCTGGGCCACTCGGCATGCGTCCTGGATGGGCCTGATCGGGCTGCTGGGCGCAACGCAGGAGGTGCAGGCCGGTGACTACGATGGCTCACCTCAGGTCGCCGAATTCGTCGGCGAGATGACCCGCGACTACGGTTTCGCCGGTGAACAGTTGATGGGCGTGTTTCGCGAAGCCCGCAAAAAGCAGGCGATCCTCGACGCCATCTCGCGCCCCGCCGAGCGGGTCAAGCAATGGAAGGAATATCGCCCGATGTTCCTCACCGACGCCCGTGTGGCGCGGGGCGTGGACTTCTGGCGCCAGCATGAGGCGGTACTGGCCCGCGCCGAGCAGGAATACGGCGTGCCGGCCCAGGTCATCGTCGCGATCATCGGCATTGAAACCTTCTACGGCCGCAACACCGGCAGTTACCGGGTGATCGACGCCTTGTCGACCCTGGGCTTCGATTACCCGCCGCGCGCCGAGTTCTTCCGCAAGGAGCTGCGCGAATTCCTGTTGCTGGCCCGCGAAGAACAAGTCGACCCGATGACCCTCAAGGGCTCCTATGCCGGGGCGATGGGCTTGCCGCAGTTCATGCCGAGCAGCTTTCGCGCCTACGCGGTGGATTTCGACGGCGACGGGCATATCAATATCTGGAGCAATCCCGACGATGCCATCGGCAGCGTGGCCAGCTACTTCAAGCGCCACGGCTGGGTCGGCGGAGAACCGGTGGTCGTGCGCGCCGATGTGACGGGCGAGCGTGCCGACGAAGGCCTGACCCAGGGGATCGACCCGGTGAAGACCGTCGGGGAGTTGCGAGCGCTGGGCTGGTCGAGTCAGAATGCGCCACGCGATGATATGCCGGTGACGGCGTTCCGCCTCGAAGGTGAACAGGGCCCGGAATACTGGATGGGCCTGAAGAATTTCTACGCAATCACGCGTTATAACCGCAGTGTGATGTACGCCATGGCCGTGCATCAGCTGTCAGACGAGCTGGTTCAAGCACGGGGCAACAAGTAA
- the rodA gene encoding rod shape-determining protein RodA encodes MRRRATLLQRMHIDGPLLVLLLILAAGSLFVLYSASGKNWDLLIKQASSFGLGLLSMVVIAQLEPRFMARWVPLGYVAGVLLLVVVDVMGHNAMGATRWINIPGVIRFQPSEFMKILMPATIAWYLSKRTLPPQLKHVGISLILIGVPFILIVRQPDLGTSLLILAGGAFVLFMGGLRWRWILSVLAAAVPVAVAMWFFFMHDYQKQRILTFLDPESDPLGTGWNIIQSKAAIGSGGVFGKGWLLGTQSHLDFLPESHTDFIIAVMGEEFGLVGICALLLIYLLLIGRGLVITAQAQTLFGKLLAGSLTMTFFVYVFVNIGMVSGLLPVVGVPLPFISYGGTSLVTLLSAFGVLMSIHTHRKWIAQV; translated from the coding sequence ATGCGTCGCCGTGCGACGTTGCTGCAACGCATGCACATTGATGGCCCGTTGCTGGTGCTGCTTTTGATACTGGCGGCCGGCAGCCTGTTCGTGCTGTATTCGGCCAGCGGCAAGAACTGGGACCTGCTGATCAAGCAAGCGTCGTCGTTCGGCCTGGGCCTGTTGTCGATGGTGGTGATCGCCCAGCTCGAGCCGCGCTTCATGGCGCGCTGGGTGCCGCTGGGGTATGTGGCCGGGGTGTTGCTGCTGGTGGTGGTGGACGTGATGGGCCACAACGCCATGGGCGCGACCCGCTGGATCAACATCCCGGGGGTGATTCGCTTCCAGCCGTCGGAATTCATGAAGATCCTGATGCCGGCCACCATCGCCTGGTACCTGTCCAAGCGCACCTTGCCGCCCCAGCTCAAGCATGTGGGTATCAGCCTGATCCTGATCGGCGTGCCGTTCATTCTGATCGTGCGCCAGCCGGACCTCGGCACCTCGCTGCTGATCCTGGCGGGGGGCGCGTTCGTGCTGTTCATGGGGGGCCTGCGCTGGCGCTGGATTCTCAGCGTGCTGGCCGCTGCGGTGCCGGTGGCGGTGGCCATGTGGTTCTTCTTTATGCACGACTATCAAAAGCAGCGGATCCTGACGTTCCTCGACCCCGAAAGCGACCCGCTGGGCACCGGCTGGAACATCATCCAGTCCAAGGCGGCCATCGGCTCCGGCGGCGTGTTCGGCAAGGGCTGGCTGCTGGGTACCCAATCGCACCTGGATTTTCTGCCCGAAAGCCACACCGACTTCATTATCGCGGTGATGGGCGAAGAGTTCGGCCTGGTAGGCATTTGCGCGCTGCTGCTGATCTATTTGCTGTTGATCGGGCGCGGGCTGGTAATTACCGCGCAGGCCCAGACCCTGTTCGGCAAGTTGCTGGCCGGCAGTCTGACCATGACGTTTTTTGTTTATGTTTTCGTCAACATCGGTATGGTCAGTGGCCTGTTGCCGGTGGTTGGGGTGCCGTTGCCATTCATTAGCTACGGCGGAACTTCGCTGGTGACATTGCTGTCAGCGTTTGGGGTTTTGATGTCGATTCATACGCATCGCAAATGGATCGCTCAGGTTTGA